A genomic segment from Spongiibacter sp. IMCC21906 encodes:
- the doeB2 gene encoding N(2)-acetyl-L-2,4-diaminobutanoate deacetylase DoeB2, translated as MSERWNNIITSAQTFRRELHRYPELGWQENRTAAEIRRALSSLDISWRDCAKTGTVASLGKHKRGKHIALRGDIDALPITEKSDKEWRSEHQGCMHACGHDGHTATLLATAEWLKHSEDQLTGPVTLIFQPAEEGGHGAREMIADGALEGVDEIFGWHNWPAIPFGKLACPDDIVMCGNGTFRIKLNGKGGHASQPELCKDPVLAASAITLALQQIVARRLAPQRAAVISVTSINAPSGATIIPQQAELGGSIRVPDIKTRDEVNQLIREISQQTAASYGVDCEVEIIPRYNATINHAQQAQRLRSCWQDAFGSAAMANDILTPIMASEDFSYYLQEIPGAFALIGAGEADEEAYPCHSPHYDFNDKLIPLVTELYARLVGAALPTPN; from the coding sequence ATGTCCGAACGTTGGAATAACATCATTACCTCGGCCCAGACCTTTCGTCGGGAGCTCCACCGCTATCCCGAACTAGGCTGGCAGGAAAACCGTACCGCTGCAGAAATCCGCAGAGCGTTAAGCTCACTGGATATCTCTTGGCGAGATTGCGCCAAAACCGGCACTGTCGCATCGCTCGGTAAACACAAGCGCGGTAAGCACATTGCCCTGCGAGGCGATATCGATGCACTTCCCATCACTGAAAAATCCGACAAAGAATGGCGCTCCGAACATCAGGGTTGCATGCATGCCTGCGGCCACGACGGTCACACCGCCACGTTGCTGGCAACCGCAGAGTGGCTTAAACACAGTGAAGATCAACTCACGGGGCCAGTCACTTTAATCTTTCAGCCCGCCGAAGAAGGGGGCCACGGCGCGCGGGAAATGATCGCCGACGGTGCCTTAGAGGGCGTGGATGAAATTTTCGGCTGGCATAACTGGCCCGCCATCCCCTTTGGCAAATTGGCTTGCCCAGACGATATTGTAATGTGTGGTAACGGCACCTTTCGCATCAAACTGAATGGCAAAGGTGGTCATGCCAGCCAACCTGAATTATGCAAAGACCCCGTATTGGCCGCCAGTGCAATCACCCTTGCGCTACAGCAAATTGTCGCTCGGCGCCTAGCACCCCAACGGGCCGCCGTAATCAGCGTCACATCCATTAATGCTCCAAGCGGGGCGACGATTATTCCGCAACAAGCAGAACTCGGCGGCAGTATTCGAGTACCCGACATTAAAACCCGGGACGAAGTAAATCAGCTTATTCGTGAAATAAGCCAGCAAACCGCGGCCAGTTATGGGGTTGATTGCGAGGTAGAAATCATCCCTCGCTACAACGCCACCATTAATCATGCCCAGCAAGCCCAACGCCTTCGCAGCTGCTGGCAAGACGCTTTTGGTAGCGCGGCAATGGCAAACGATATTCTCACGCCGATTATGGCGTCAGAAGACTTCAGCTATTACCTGCAAGAAATTCCTGGGGCCTTTGCCTTAATCGGCGCAGGCGAGGCAGACGAAGAAGCCTACCCTTGCCACAGTCCCCACTACGACTTTAATGACAAACTGATACCACTTGTTACCGAACTTTATGCCCGCTTAGTCGGCGCGGCATTACCTACGCCCAACTAA